A region from the Myxococcales bacterium genome encodes:
- a CDS encoding 4-alpha-glucanotransferase — MRSLSIPGYRVLPWERDGDVVRDPRSFPPLSVATWSTHDTAPIALWWREMTPADRGAITAMMAGSGADVAAHATGDALFEAHMRSLFGSGSSLALALLQEILGEDQRINTPGTVGPENWTTRMATPIEALATDVAVARRAKVTSQLLREAKR; from the coding sequence ATGCGCTCCTTGTCGATCCCCGGCTATCGCGTGCTGCCGTGGGAGCGTGACGGCGACGTCGTGCGGGACCCCCGGTCGTTCCCGCCGCTGAGCGTCGCGACGTGGAGCACCCACGACACGGCGCCCATCGCGCTCTGGTGGCGCGAGATGACGCCCGCCGATCGAGGCGCCATCACCGCGATGATGGCGGGCTCGGGAGCCGACGTGGCTGCGCACGCGACCGGCGACGCGCTCTTCGAGGCGCACATGCGGAGCCTCTTCGGCAGCGGCTCTTCGCTCGCGCTTGCCCTCTTGCAAGAGATCCTCGGCGAAGATCAACGCATCAACACGCCGGGCACCGTCGGGCCCGAGAATTGGACCACTCGAATGGCCACGCCCATCGAAGCGCTCGCCACGGACGTGGCGGTCGCGCGGCGCGCGAAGGTGACCTCGCAGCTGCTCCGCGAGGCGAAGCGATGA
- a CDS encoding 4-alpha-glucanotransferase, which yields MTRSSGASGDREPERRAGLTVPLFSLRSHRDFGIGEIGDLPRLGDWARGVGFRVLQLLPTFELARGETSPYGARTAFGLDPIYISLRDVPELDASVLHDALGPSGEAELAALRARKAVDYVAVRAIKERVLSRAFQRFVEREIAHDTPRARAFREFRNEAGVWEDDLSLYVAIRGEREEHGWSTWPVGLRDREPKALQEARERLARPILQHAYAQFVAGEQWAAARRALKERGVALMGDLPFIVGGESADAWAHRHLLRTDVSLGAPPDAYSEEGQDWGLPAYDFARLEQEGFSWLTARTRRARQLYDLFRIDHVVGYFRQWIKPRGAEGALRPAQRARARGARPRRAHCDGARGRARRHRGGGSWRHPALGARRHALLVDPRLSRAAVGA from the coding sequence ATGACACGCTCTTCCGGTGCTTCCGGTGATCGCGAGCCGGAGCGAAGGGCCGGCCTCACGGTGCCGCTCTTCTCGCTCCGCAGCCACCGAGATTTTGGCATCGGTGAAATCGGCGATCTCCCGCGTCTCGGCGACTGGGCGCGCGGCGTGGGCTTTAGGGTCCTCCAGCTCTTGCCGACCTTCGAGCTCGCTCGCGGCGAGACGAGCCCCTACGGCGCGCGGACGGCCTTCGGCCTTGACCCGATTTACATCTCGCTCCGCGACGTGCCCGAGCTCGACGCGAGCGTCCTCCACGACGCCTTGGGACCTTCCGGCGAAGCCGAGCTTGCCGCGCTGCGCGCGCGGAAGGCCGTCGACTACGTGGCGGTGCGCGCCATCAAGGAGCGGGTCCTCAGCCGCGCCTTTCAGCGCTTCGTCGAGCGCGAGATCGCGCACGATACGCCGCGGGCCCGCGCGTTCCGTGAGTTTCGCAACGAGGCCGGCGTCTGGGAAGACGACCTTTCGCTCTACGTCGCGATTCGAGGCGAGCGCGAGGAGCACGGCTGGTCAACGTGGCCCGTGGGGCTCCGCGATCGCGAGCCCAAGGCGCTCCAAGAGGCCCGCGAACGGCTCGCGCGCCCCATCTTGCAGCACGCCTACGCGCAGTTCGTGGCCGGCGAGCAGTGGGCCGCCGCGAGGCGCGCGCTCAAGGAGCGCGGCGTCGCGCTCATGGGCGACCTCCCGTTTATCGTTGGCGGCGAGAGCGCCGACGCGTGGGCCCACCGGCACCTCCTTCGGACCGATGTCTCCCTCGGCGCGCCGCCCGATGCGTATTCGGAGGAGGGCCAGGACTGGGGTCTCCCTGCCTACGACTTCGCGCGCCTCGAGCAAGAGGGGTTCTCGTGGCTCACGGCGCGGACCCGTCGCGCGCGGCAGCTCTACGACCTCTTCCGCATCGATCACGTGGTCGGCTATTTCCGCCAGTGGATCAAGCCGCGCGGCGCAGAAGGGGCACTTCGACCTGCCCAGCGAGCGCGTGCAAGAGGCGCGCGGCCGCGCCGTGCTCACTGCGATGGTGCGCGAGGCCGGGCCCGGCGCCATCGTGGCGGAGGATCTTGGCGTCATCCCGCACTGGGTGCGCGGCGTCATGCGCTCCTTGTCGATCCCCGGCTATCGCGTGCTGCCGTGGGAGCGTGA
- a CDS encoding trypsin-like serine protease, protein MTIFGGAPDGEVGGVVALRVGQAAPFEICSAALIAPNVVLTARHCVSRMVASSVVCTDRGTSANGEHVARDQAIEDISVFVGQAPNFATTPAARASSIVHRGGSSLCNGDIALVVLDRPVWNAAPLRVRLGGSVRPYERVRAVGYGRSDVTDPLGRRLRRDDIDVLAVGARLTASSTALGDREFEVGRSICQGDSGGPSIDTNTGAVVGVVSRGADCRQDYGHVYTQTSGFEALFARALKLAGSTLTNEEGLALSSTDLGGADGAGATSDIEGGCSVSGPSRAPHGAFAIALACVATWFGRRRQRAR, encoded by the coding sequence ATGACCATCTTCGGCGGTGCGCCCGACGGCGAGGTCGGCGGCGTCGTAGCGCTGCGGGTTGGCCAGGCGGCGCCCTTCGAGATCTGTTCGGCGGCCCTCATCGCGCCCAACGTGGTCCTCACGGCACGTCACTGCGTCAGCCGCATGGTCGCCTCGAGCGTCGTGTGCACCGACCGCGGGACGTCCGCCAACGGTGAACACGTGGCCCGAGACCAGGCCATCGAAGACATCTCCGTCTTCGTGGGCCAGGCCCCCAACTTCGCCACAACGCCAGCCGCGCGCGCCTCGTCGATCGTGCACCGTGGCGGCAGCTCGCTCTGCAACGGCGACATCGCCCTCGTCGTCCTTGATCGCCCCGTCTGGAACGCGGCGCCGCTGCGCGTACGCCTCGGTGGCAGCGTGCGGCCCTACGAGCGCGTCCGCGCCGTCGGATACGGTCGCAGCGACGTCACCGATCCGCTCGGCCGAAGGCTTCGCCGCGACGACATCGACGTGCTCGCCGTGGGCGCGCGACTGACGGCCTCTTCGACGGCGCTCGGCGATCGCGAGTTCGAGGTCGGTCGCTCGATCTGCCAGGGCGACTCGGGCGGGCCCTCCATCGACACGAACACGGGAGCCGTTGTGGGCGTCGTCTCGCGCGGCGCTGACTGCCGCCAAGACTACGGCCACGTTTACACGCAGACCTCCGGCTTCGAAGCGCTCTTCGCGCGAGCGCTCAAGCTCGCCGGCTCCACGCTCACCAACGAAGAAGGCCTCGCGCTCAGCTCGACGGACCTCGGCGGCGCCGATGGCGCCGGCGCAACCTCCGACATTGAGGGCGGCTGCAGCGTCTCTGGCCCGAGCCGCGCGCCTCACGGCGCCTTCGCGATCGCCCTCGCGTGCGTCGCGACGTGGTTCGGGCGCCGCCGCCAACGTGCGCGGTAG
- a CDS encoding protein kinase, which translates to MSDPNAPPSQSLVAGKYQLGQLIGRGGMGSVWEGRHVSLGTRVAVKFIEKEYSDSDEARKRFHNEAKTAATIQSKYAVQIYDHGVTDDGRPFIVMELLEGEGLDKRLERLGQLSLQEVARVLTQVCRALQRAHEAGIIYRDLKLENIFIQRSLDDEDEIAKVLDFGIAKIRSVDGTTLSSSTKTGAVLGTPFYMSPEQARGLREIDHRTDLWSLGVIAYKCLIGVLPFDGQSLGDLLVKICTAPLPVPSEARADLPPAFDAWFQRALDRDPAARFGSANELADALAFAAGLSVKRGPASFPQSAPKAALAISGTSATEPGLGATSAPLTHTSPGTTKRTSAAAVAGVAALTLMLGAGGAVFWSSRTPTKVASAPPEPSQAAPQLSASTAPAAVPTTVTAVEPTPIEPAAVAPAPPKARPGTKGKAGGATTVKAEVKASAKPDPKSEPEPVKPTKPKQGDPGF; encoded by the coding sequence ATGTCTGACCCGAACGCACCGCCGTCCCAGTCGCTGGTCGCTGGCAAGTACCAGCTGGGCCAGCTCATCGGGCGTGGCGGCATGGGAAGCGTTTGGGAAGGGCGGCACGTGTCGCTCGGCACGCGCGTGGCCGTGAAGTTCATCGAGAAGGAGTACTCGGACAGCGACGAGGCCCGAAAGCGCTTCCACAACGAAGCGAAGACCGCGGCGACGATCCAATCGAAATACGCGGTCCAGATTTACGATCACGGCGTCACCGACGATGGCCGCCCCTTCATCGTCATGGAGCTGCTCGAGGGCGAGGGCCTCGACAAGCGCCTTGAGCGCCTCGGTCAGCTCTCGCTGCAAGAGGTGGCCCGGGTGCTGACGCAGGTGTGCCGCGCGCTGCAACGCGCGCACGAGGCCGGGATCATCTATCGGGACTTGAAGCTCGAGAACATCTTCATCCAGCGCTCCCTCGACGACGAAGACGAGATCGCGAAGGTGCTCGACTTCGGCATCGCCAAGATCCGCAGCGTCGACGGAACGACGCTCAGCAGCAGCACGAAGACCGGCGCGGTTCTCGGAACCCCCTTCTACATGTCGCCGGAGCAGGCGCGCGGCCTCCGCGAGATCGATCACCGGACCGATCTCTGGTCGCTCGGCGTCATCGCCTACAAGTGCCTGATCGGCGTCTTGCCTTTCGACGGCCAATCGCTCGGCGATCTCCTCGTGAAGATCTGCACCGCGCCGCTGCCGGTCCCCTCGGAGGCGCGCGCCGACCTCCCGCCGGCCTTCGACGCGTGGTTTCAAAGGGCGCTCGATCGCGATCCGGCCGCGCGTTTCGGCTCCGCCAACGAGCTCGCGGACGCGCTGGCCTTCGCCGCGGGGCTCAGCGTCAAGCGCGGCCCCGCGAGCTTCCCGCAGTCGGCGCCGAAAGCCGCGCTGGCGATTAGCGGCACGAGCGCCACGGAGCCGGGCCTCGGCGCCACGTCCGCGCCGCTGACGCACACGTCGCCAGGCACCACCAAGCGCACGAGCGCGGCGGCCGTGGCCGGTGTCGCCGCGCTGACCCTGATGCTCGGCGCTGGCGGCGCCGTGTTTTGGTCCTCGCGAACGCCCACGAAGGTCGCGTCCGCGCCGCCGGAGCCGAGCCAAGCGGCACCGCAGCTCAGCGCATCGACGGCGCCCGCCGCGGTCCCGACGACGGTTACGGCCGTCGAGCCGACGCCCATCGAACCGGCTGCCGTAGCCCCGGCGCCGCCGAAGGCGCGCCCCGGAACCAAGGGGAAGGCCGGCGGCGCGACGACCGTCAAAGCAGAGGTCAAGGCTTCCGCCAAACCCGACCCCAAGTCCGAGCCGGAGCCCGTCAAGCCGACGAAGCCGAAGCAAGGCGACCCGGGCTTCTAA